The Mannheimia granulomatis sequence TAAAGCGAATTATCTTCCGCTACATCTCTCTGGCGGTGAGCAACAACGTGTTGATATTGCACGTGCGATTGTCCACCGCCCAACGCTTCTGTTGGCAGATGAACCAACGGGAAATTTAGATGAAAAACTCTCGTTTGAAATCTTCCGTTTATTTGAAGAGTTTAATCAAGCTGGTACGACCGTTCTTATTGCGACACACGATACCAATATTATTTCAAAGCGTCCAAAGCCGTGTTTAGAGCTAGAGCAAGGGCATCTTAAGTTTTAAGGGAAGATTATGATTCGTTCATTTGCAAAATTAGGGGCTCAAACCAGCTATTCGTTACGTGCAGTTTGGCAAGATTTAATGAAGCGTAAACTCGGTACCTTTTTAACGGTGCTGGTGATTGCGGTTTCTTTAACTATTCCAACTGTGAGTTATTTACTTTGGAAAAATACTCACGAAGCAGCAACGCAATTCTATCCGGAGCCACAGCTTACGGTCTATTTACATAAAAACTTAGCAGAACACGATGTAAATGCAGTTGTTGATCGTATTCGTGCTTATGAAGCAGATAAAATTGAATCCTTTAATTACATTTCTCGTCAGCAAAGTTTGGAAGAGTTCCGTTCTTGGTCCGGCTTTGGCGAGGCATTAGATATTTTAGATGATAATCCGCTACCGGCTGTTGTTACTCTTAAACCAAAAGCGAATTTCAATAATGCGGATGCGATGGTGGAATTGCGTAACGGTTTACAGCAAATCAAAGGGGTACAAGAGGTTCGTTTAGATAATGGTTGGCTAGAAAAACTAACGGCTTTAACTTGGTTAATTGCCCGCATTGCGATTGTGTGTACATTATTGATGTTATTAGCAGTGTTTTTAGTGATTGGTAACAGCGTGAGAAGCGATGTTGCAAATAGCAAGGCGGCTATTGAGGTACAACA is a genomic window containing:
- the ftsX gene encoding permease-like cell division protein FtsX — encoded protein: MIRSFAKLGAQTSYSLRAVWQDLMKRKLGTFLTVLVIAVSLTIPTVSYLLWKNTHEAATQFYPEPQLTVYLHKNLAEHDVNAVVDRIRAYEADKIESFNYISRQQSLEEFRSWSGFGEALDILDDNPLPAVVTLKPKANFNNADAMVELRNGLQQIKGVQEVRLDNGWLEKLTALTWLIARIAIVCTLLMLLAVFLVIGNSVRSDVANSKAAIEVQQILGATDHFIARPFLYTGMIYGFFGSLLAVLFSSVMISYFTGVVKYVTDMFTVKFELHGLNFSEAFFLVVMCVFIGWLSAKLATMRNIFRIGSRT